The genomic segment tatagGAGCCTTCACAAATCTCAAATATCTTGATTTTTCTGAGAATTCTATAACTGGAAATATTCCTTCAGAACTTGGAAACCTCACCAACTTACGTATTCTTGACCTTAGTGGCCATATTGGTTTGACTGCTAATAGTTTCAAATGGCTTTCTCATCTTTCTTATCTAAGAATCTTAAAGCTTAGTAATGCAAACTTCAGCAAAGCCATAGACTGGTTTCATTCATTTAAAACAGCTCCCTCCTTATCAACCTTAGAGCTATATTATTGTCAATTTCCAGAGCTAGATGATTCCTCTTTTTCTCATATCACAAACTCTACCAATTCTATCACAACTCTCGATGTCTCTGGTAGTACATTTGGGTCTACAACAGTTTCTCGCTTGCTTAATTTGAGCAATAATCTTGTTGATCTCTCTCTGTTTTACAATAATTTCAATATCAAAGGCAATCATCTTCCAGATTCTTTTGACAATTTGAAATATCTAAGGCATTTAAGTTTGGGTGGATTTGATGGGGAAGTACCGAAATCTATAGGGAGTCTTTGTAAGCTTCAACAATTATTTTTGTCTCTTAATGGATTCAATTCCACCATGACTGATATCTTGGAAAGCCTCCTTGCTTGCAATAACAGCTCGTTAGAAATTCTTAATTTGTCTCAGACTATACAAAATGGACCACTGCCTAGAGATTTGTCAAGACTTTTGCACTTGAGAGAGTTGGATGTATCAAACAATAAGTTCAATGATACTTTACCAGAGAGTATCGGCAAGCTCACGAGTCTTGAGTTATTAGACATTTCCAATAATTCTTTCATTGGATTTGTCTCTGAAACACACCTTGAGAAACTCTCCAAATTGAAACACCTTGACTTATCCTCCAACTCTTTAACTTTGAAAATGAACATCACTTGGGTtcctccttttcaactccaatatatcaATTTGAGATCTTGCATGATAGGTCCACAATTTCCTTCTTGGCTTCAAACACAGTCAAATATTTCACAAATTGATTTATCTAGTTCTGGAATAGCTGATGTCATTCCTGAATGGTTTTTCAATATGACTTCCAATTTAGAAAATTTGGATTTATCTTCCAATCTTATCAACAGCACCTTGCCAAATAGTCTATTGGAATCTAATAATAAGTCTCCATACGTGAATTTAAGTTCTAACAACTTTCATGGATGTATCCCACCAAATCTTCTTCTCAAAGCAAGTATATTAGATCTTTCCAATAATACTCTCACATGTTTTGAGCCTCTCTTTTGCGATCAAATTGATGGAACAATGGAGTATCTTGATCTTTCTAATAACCAGTTATCTGGAAGCATTCCAAACTGTTTGTTCCATTTATTACGAAATTTGGAATATCTCAATTTGAACAACAATAGGTTGTCTGGTGTGATACCAAGCTCAATAGCTTCCTTGTATAGAATTCAAGCACTAGGTTTGAGGAAAAATAACTTGTCAGGAACTTTACCATCATCCATGAAGAATTGTACACAATTGTCACTTCTAGATGTTGGAGAGAACAGCTTGGGAGGAACTATACCAAAGTGGATTGGGGAAATACTAACAGGTTTGGTTGTTTTGCAACTAAAGTCCAATCATTTTTATGGAGCAATACCATCAACTCTATGCCATCTACAATACATTCAGATTTTGGACATTTCCCATAATAGGATATATGGAGCTATCCCATCTTGTATGAATAATTTCACATCCATGGCAGAGAATTCTGAAGAATTTTTCGAAAGTATTTCAATTAGATCAATTGGATCATTTAAGACGTCGGTAATATGGAAAGGAAAGGAATATGAGAATATACGAAA from the Humulus lupulus unplaced genomic scaffold, drHumLupu1.1 SCAFFOLD_29, whole genome shotgun sequence genome contains:
- the LOC133812411 gene encoding receptor-like protein EIX2, with the translated sequence MLHLDSNITYFDNGFRWHPISGEISASLVQLQYLEYLNLSYNDFTKIPKFIGAFTNLKYLDFSENSITGNIPSELGNLTNLRILDLSGHIGLTANSFKWLSHLSYLRILKLSNANFSKAIDWFHSFKTAPSLSTLELYYCQFPELDDSSFSHITNSTNSITTLDVSGSTFGSTTVSRLLNLSNNLVDLSLFYNNFNIKGNHLPDSFDNLKYLRHLSLGGFDGEVPKSIGSLCKLQQLFLSLNGFNSTMTDILESLLACNNSSLEILNLSQTIQNGPLPRDLSRLLHLRELDVSNNKFNDTLPESIGKLTSLELLDISNNSFIGFVSETHLEKLSKLKHLDLSSNSLTLKMNITWVPPFQLQYINLRSCMIGPQFPSWLQTQSNISQIDLSSSGIADVIPEWFFNMTSNLENLDLSSNLINSTLPNSLLESNNKSPYVNLSSNNFHGCIPPNLLLKASILDLSNNTLTCFEPLFCDQIDGTMEYLDLSNNQLSGSIPNCLFHLLRNLEYLNLNNNRLSGVIPSSIASLYRIQALGLRKNNLSGTLPSSMKNCTQLSLLDVGENSLGGTIPKWIGEILTGLVVLQLKSNHFYGAIPSTLCHLQYIQILDISHNRIYGAIPSCMNNFTSMAENSEEFFESISIRSIGSFKTSVIWKGKEYENIRNVDLFRIIDLSSNKLIGEIPMELTYLVGLNQLNLSRNNLGGAIPQNIGNLNGLESLDLSRNNFSGKIPTGLAEISFLAYLNLSFNHLSGKIPTGTQLQSFNASSYVDNFGLCGLPLLTECPGDHSTSRNHDIKIYNELDQEWFDMSWFFIGLEFGFALGFIGVCGASFLNFYRRLAYFRCLNKFEDWLYVMISVRVSKLKRYFNAK